A single Arachidicoccus sp. BS20 DNA region contains:
- a CDS encoding cbb3-type cytochrome c oxidase subunit I encodes MKISKSLKRVILTEFILPLTLLIIGIYHGLMQVIYRAGVIHQSSALGLNYYQGLTLHGVINAIVLTTFFAVAFGHATMTYYLKKEPPKLSYIISLWLMVVGTLMDAYAMLTGKAQALYTFYAPLKDSPVFYVGTAVLIVGSWVAFFGWLKIWFQWRKENPDKKMPLAILGTIVNFTVWVVCTLPAAYSTIILLTPWSAGWVSSINVPLTRMLFWMFGHALVYFWLLPAYVMYYTILPKVAGGKLFSSNAGRLAFLLFLILSVPVGVHHQFSEPVFTPGTKFFMSILTYGVAIPSFMTAFNIAASLEYAGRKRGSKGWLGWMLHLPYFKSKNFLFGYLICGLILFIFGGLSGIVNASYSLNAVIHNTAWVPGHFHMTVAGPVFLSIIGMSLYLYAKLSGKNIRFKSFATVVPYIWMIGLVFFSHGLMAGGLMGEPRRTNLGMSYTNPSSPLFNQHWVPTTTSTLVGGIIMTVAAVLYFISFFGTVFGKPVREQSLELPVAEDLHEEKPVPIFMNMKPWLVIMFVLILFAYIPALTSVFKYSSSVKAKYDVESPMIIQDSTNVEQGTR; translated from the coding sequence ATGAAAATAAGCAAATCACTTAAACGAGTAATTCTTACCGAATTTATACTGCCGCTTACGTTGCTCATTATCGGTATTTATCATGGATTGATGCAGGTAATTTATCGTGCCGGCGTTATTCATCAATCGAGTGCTTTAGGCTTGAACTATTATCAGGGATTAACGTTGCACGGCGTTATCAATGCGATTGTATTAACCACGTTTTTTGCAGTAGCATTTGGTCATGCAACCATGACGTATTATCTGAAGAAAGAACCGCCAAAACTTTCATATATCATCTCATTATGGCTAATGGTTGTCGGCACTTTAATGGATGCATATGCCATGCTTACAGGCAAGGCGCAAGCGCTCTATACATTTTACGCACCGTTAAAAGATTCGCCTGTTTTTTATGTGGGGACCGCCGTTCTTATTGTCGGGAGTTGGGTCGCATTTTTCGGCTGGCTGAAAATATGGTTTCAATGGAGAAAAGAAAACCCGGATAAAAAGATGCCTTTAGCCATTTTGGGAACCATTGTCAATTTTACTGTGTGGGTGGTATGCACACTGCCGGCAGCGTATTCGACCATTATTTTACTCACGCCATGGTCTGCGGGATGGGTTAGTAGCATCAATGTTCCATTAACAAGAATGTTGTTCTGGATGTTTGGTCATGCGTTGGTTTACTTTTGGTTGCTGCCGGCTTATGTTATGTATTACACCATTTTGCCAAAAGTTGCAGGCGGCAAACTATTCTCTTCAAATGCAGGCAGACTGGCATTTCTGCTGTTCTTAATCTTGTCCGTTCCTGTTGGTGTGCACCATCAGTTCAGCGAACCGGTATTTACACCCGGAACAAAATTTTTTATGTCAATTCTTACTTATGGCGTCGCTATTCCAAGTTTTATGACAGCATTCAACATTGCGGCATCGCTGGAATATGCCGGGCGAAAACGCGGCTCAAAAGGATGGCTCGGCTGGATGCTGCATTTGCCGTATTTCAAAAGTAAAAACTTTTTATTCGGTTATTTGATTTGCGGGTTAATCTTGTTCATCTTCGGCGGATTATCTGGAATTGTGAATGCTTCCTATTCGCTCAACGCTGTTATTCACAACACCGCCTGGGTGCCGGGACATTTTCACATGACTGTTGCCGGACCTGTGTTCTTATCAATTATCGGCATGAGCTTGTATTTGTATGCAAAACTTTCGGGTAAAAACATCAGGTTCAAATCTTTTGCAACAGTTGTTCCTTATATCTGGATGATTGGGCTGGTTTTTTTCTCACACGGATTAATGGCTGGCGGACTGATGGGCGAACCGAGAAGAACAAATTTAGGTATGAGTTATACAAACCCAAGTAGTCCGTTGTTTAATCAACATTGGGTTCCTACAACAACATCTACATTGGTCGGCGGCATTATAATGACTGTTGCCGCAGTATTGTATTTCATTTCATTTTTCGGAACAGTGTTTGGCAAGCCCGTACGCGAGCAATCGCTTGAATTGCCTGTTGCAGAGGATTTACATGAAGAAAAACCGGTGCCGATATTTATGAATATGAAACCTTGGTTAGTCATCATGTTTGTACTGATTTTGTTCGCATACATTCCTGCGCTGACGAGCGTTTTCAAATACAGCTCTTCCGTAAAAGCGAAGTATGATGTGGAAAGCCCGATGATAATTCAGGATTCTACGAATGTAGAGCAAGGGACGAGATAA
- a CDS encoding SusC/RagA family TonB-linked outer membrane protein, translating into MNRNQNSLKISCCLWSIIFFLVFPGILSAQTRPVSGKVTDETGKVLQGVTILIKGTKLWTLSDALGKFSIPNAPSAGTLHFSIVGYEEKDITVKAGTQTYNVVLKSISGNLNDVMVVGYGTVKKKDLTGAVGSVDMNDFHQAPVTSFDQGLAGRLAGVQVSNSDGQPGSNANIVIRGVSSITNSTSPLIVVDGFPLADGNLNSINPDDIESINVLKDASASALYGSRASAGVIIITTKRGKTGAPEITYDGYVGMQENPKEIPVMDAYNYLKMASELDSVNVAETYFTDGKTLDSYKNSPSLNFQKLVFRNALYQNHNLTLRGGSGGTKYSLSANALNQNGVVINSGFKRYQSRFTLDQNVGKNLKVGINTNYAYSEAHGAPLSAPGANSYTSNVLYGVWGYRPIAGPGIDLLSQANDPSLQFGNVYSDYITNPLIDLENSLNLTKNTAITANAYAEYSFIPALKLRVTGGYTHTLVEVDALYNANTSRGGLYSNSGPNGSIYYRSYTSLLNENTLTYNKTFNRKHHLNVLAGFTNQSTKTGNHGFSATQIPNADILAQGLDALANGPAGNVIATSTSSRWALVSYLARVNYDYNSTYLLTASYRRDGVSRFAPGQKWGNFPSVALAWRMINENFMKRIKFLSDAKLRLSWGETGNSNVSDFAYLSQITFPVANGYSYNNGTPSNGAIISALGNSALKWETTYQTDIGYDIGFLNQRISLTFDYYKKIIDNLLLNASLPYTTGVSNAFENIGKMQNSGEEFTLNTVNIQTKKFSWTSNFNISFNRNKVLALANGQKYMTTTIGWNTNYNNSAPYISVVGQPIGQMYGYIFDGIYQYSDFNKLPNGAYALKPDIPTNGNARANIKPGDEKIKDINGDGVVNAYDQTIIGNGLPKYVGGFGNNFTYAGFNLGVFLQWSVGNDILDANDLVFAGGSNNPYTNQYAVYENRWSPTNPSNVYARAGGTRVGYYTSNVIKDGSFLRVKTVSLGYSFSKAVLKHLHLKQLKIYVSAQNLFTITKYPGEDPEVSTHNSALTPGFDYSAYPNARTIVFGLSTTF; encoded by the coding sequence ATGAACAGAAATCAGAACTCACTAAAAATTAGCTGTTGTCTTTGGAGTATAATATTCTTCCTCGTATTTCCTGGAATATTATCTGCACAAACAAGACCTGTTTCCGGAAAAGTAACGGACGAAACAGGAAAGGTATTACAAGGGGTAACTATCTTAATTAAAGGCACCAAGTTGTGGACTTTGTCAGATGCCTTGGGAAAATTTTCCATTCCAAATGCTCCTTCAGCCGGAACACTTCATTTTTCTATTGTCGGTTATGAAGAAAAAGACATTACGGTAAAAGCCGGAACTCAAACATATAACGTTGTTCTTAAGTCAATATCCGGAAATCTTAATGATGTGATGGTGGTCGGTTATGGAACAGTAAAAAAGAAAGACCTGACGGGAGCAGTTGGGAGTGTGGACATGAATGATTTTCATCAGGCGCCCGTAACTTCATTTGATCAAGGGCTTGCCGGGCGTTTGGCCGGTGTTCAGGTATCAAATAGCGACGGACAACCGGGTTCCAATGCTAATATTGTGATTCGTGGTGTATCGTCCATCACGAATTCTACTTCGCCACTCATTGTTGTGGATGGATTTCCGCTTGCCGACGGAAACTTAAATTCTATCAATCCAGATGATATTGAATCCATTAATGTATTAAAAGATGCTTCTGCTTCTGCCTTATATGGCTCAAGGGCATCTGCAGGCGTAATCATTATTACAACCAAGCGTGGCAAAACAGGCGCACCTGAGATTACTTATGACGGCTACGTAGGCATGCAGGAAAATCCTAAGGAAATACCTGTAATGGATGCATACAATTATCTTAAAATGGCATCCGAATTAGATTCTGTGAATGTTGCTGAAACTTATTTTACAGATGGAAAAACGTTGGATTCATATAAGAACAGCCCAAGCCTGAACTTTCAGAAACTGGTATTCAGAAATGCTTTGTATCAAAATCATAATCTTACACTGCGAGGCGGCTCGGGTGGAACTAAATATTCACTATCTGCTAATGCGCTGAATCAAAACGGTGTGGTTATCAATTCAGGGTTTAAGCGTTATCAAAGCCGTTTTACCCTTGACCAAAACGTAGGTAAAAATCTTAAAGTAGGCATCAACACAAACTATGCTTATAGCGAAGCACACGGAGCACCACTATCTGCCCCCGGAGCCAATTCATATACTTCCAATGTTTTGTATGGCGTGTGGGGTTACAGACCCATTGCCGGTCCGGGTATTGACCTTTTGTCCCAGGCAAACGACCCGAGTTTGCAATTTGGAAATGTTTACAGCGACTATATTACCAATCCACTAATAGATTTAGAAAATAGTCTGAACTTAACTAAAAATACCGCTATTACAGCTAATGCCTATGCCGAGTATTCATTTATTCCTGCACTAAAGCTGAGAGTAACAGGCGGATACACTCACACGCTTGTTGAAGTAGATGCGTTATATAATGCAAATACAAGTCGCGGAGGTTTGTATAGCAATTCCGGTCCGAACGGTTCTATTTATTATCGTTCATACACCAGTTTATTGAATGAAAATACGCTTACTTATAATAAAACGTTTAACCGGAAGCATCATCTGAATGTTTTGGCCGGCTTTACCAATCAATCTACCAAAACAGGTAACCATGGTTTTTCTGCTACACAAATACCAAACGCCGATATTCTTGCACAAGGTTTGGATGCCTTGGCAAATGGACCTGCCGGTAATGTAATTGCGACTTCTACTTCCTCAAGATGGGCATTGGTTTCCTATCTCGCGCGGGTCAATTATGATTATAATTCGACCTATTTGCTTACTGCTTCTTATAGAAGAGATGGGGTATCCAGATTTGCACCGGGTCAAAAATGGGGCAATTTCCCTTCGGTCGCTCTTGCATGGCGAATGATTAATGAAAATTTTATGAAGCGGATTAAATTTTTGTCCGATGCAAAACTAAGGCTAAGTTGGGGCGAAACAGGAAATAGTAACGTAAGCGATTTCGCTTATTTATCGCAAATTACTTTTCCTGTTGCTAATGGTTATTCTTACAACAACGGCACTCCTTCAAACGGTGCAATCATTAGCGCATTGGGCAACAGCGCTTTGAAATGGGAAACTACTTATCAGACAGATATTGGTTACGACATAGGATTTTTAAATCAAAGAATATCACTGACATTTGATTACTACAAAAAAATCATAGATAATCTTTTGCTGAATGCAAGCCTTCCTTATACGACAGGCGTATCAAACGCTTTTGAAAATATAGGAAAGATGCAAAACTCCGGCGAAGAGTTTACGCTGAATACGGTTAATATACAAACGAAGAAATTTTCATGGACATCCAATTTCAATATCAGCTTTAACCGGAACAAAGTATTGGCATTAGCGAATGGTCAGAAATATATGACTACGACTATCGGTTGGAATACCAATTATAACAACAGTGCACCGTACATATCCGTAGTAGGACAGCCGATTGGCCAGATGTACGGATATATATTCGATGGCATCTATCAATATTCCGATTTTAATAAATTGCCTAATGGCGCCTATGCACTCAAACCCGATATTCCAACCAATGGCAATGCAAGAGCGAATATTAAACCCGGCGACGAAAAAATAAAAGACATTAATGGCGATGGCGTTGTAAATGCTTATGACCAGACTATTATCGGAAACGGTCTTCCAAAGTATGTAGGAGGCTTCGGCAACAATTTTACGTATGCAGGGTTTAATTTAGGAGTATTCCTGCAATGGTCGGTCGGCAACGATATATTGGATGCTAATGACCTTGTATTTGCAGGCGGAAGCAACAATCCATACACCAATCAATACGCTGTGTATGAAAACAGGTGGTCGCCAACCAATCCAAGCAATGTTTATGCAAGGGCGGGCGGAACCAGAGTTGGATATTATACATCTAATGTAATTAAAGACGGTTCTTTTTTAAGAGTGAAAACAGTGTCATTGGGTTATTCATTTTCCAAAGCTGTTTTAAAGCATCTGCATTTGAAACAATTGAAGATATATGTTTCTGCCCAAAATCTTTTTACCATAACCAAATATCCCGGCGAAGACCCGGAAGTTTCCACACATAATTCGGCATTAACTCCGGGTTTTGATTATTCCGCTTATCCTAATGCCCGAACAATTGTGTTTGGTTTAAGTACGACATTTTAA
- a CDS encoding c-type cytochrome — MKVRLLIAISFLLFWRNTLSAQVSADAGKAIFTTRCTACHGIGKQVVGPDLRDVENIRSEEWIIKFVHSSQTVIKSGDTAAVNLFSEFNKTVMPDHPDLSDNDIKNVIAYIKQESENVAKNAANTNLNLDKVPYPNSDGGFLHRVIFLDIPGNHMPLELTDYTAWMTIAVAVIFLVVALVVRVKMEDVKEKDREDDSV; from the coding sequence ATGAAAGTTCGATTACTGATTGCAATATCATTCCTACTTTTTTGGAGAAATACTCTATCGGCGCAGGTTTCTGCCGATGCGGGCAAGGCTATTTTTACTACAAGATGCACTGCTTGTCATGGAATAGGTAAGCAGGTTGTAGGTCCCGATTTGAGAGACGTGGAAAATATTCGCTCCGAAGAATGGATTATAAAGTTCGTTCATTCGTCGCAAACGGTCATTAAATCCGGTGATACGGCGGCAGTAAATTTATTCAGCGAGTTTAATAAAACCGTAATGCCCGACCATCCCGATTTGAGCGATAATGATATTAAAAATGTTATTGCTTACATCAAACAAGAAAGTGAAAACGTTGCGAAGAACGCGGCAAATACCAATCTGAATTTGGATAAAGTGCCTTATCCAAATTCGGATGGCGGCTTTTTACATCGTGTAATTTTCCTTGATATTCCCGGCAATCATATGCCGCTGGAACTCACGGATTATACGGCTTGGATGACAATTGCCGTTGCTGTGATTTTTCTCGTAGTTGCGCTTGTAGTGCGTGTGAAAATGGAAGATGTGAAAGAAAAAGATAGGGAAGACGACAGTGTATAA
- a CDS encoding hybrid sensor histidine kinase/response regulator transcription factor: MSHNAVLSIAQDKKGFIWLGTGYGLNRFDGQHFKQYVYDAKDTFGLSNNYIIALLCDTKGRLWIGNSVGLELYNEQKDNFVRIPIPALPKHPQSTIVSTLYEDKSGNLWIGTFDGLFQINKNNPDKCVAFPYTNQLAGTNIRTIIQDEDANIWIGTTTGLTKISFTDKGMNFKTFRHEKDAASSLPGNFINSLAEDHAGNIWIGTQDNGVCMYQSENDTFQPLQGIAQNEHIRKIFIENNGDLWIGTQDGLLNYVQENKKVTRYTHNILAQNTLSQNSIYSIFSDNNGSLWIGTYFGGVNIINNYNTPFFDFTAYFHTSGDLFNDVVSGMTEDRNQNLWIGTEGGGLHKVNLQTGKSETFTNQRSNAGSLGSNNIKTVYCDNDGNIWIGTHGGGLNLYKPEENSFEHFLFNPNDAASSFMEIASVLDDGKQHLWVGTHSGLYIFDRTNKQLSPSNYYIDTALRHTYIRTLSKDSYGNIWIGTAYGTYLHYGGSHKYTKITSYAANSIAEAGDGNIWLALNNFGLGMYSYKTGLFQSVAALNNFGGRNIIGILPDDKNNSLWLSTDRGIIEYNLTNHSQRIFTKKDGLINENFNYNSFVRSNNNEMLFGGIRGITVFQPDKIEINKTVSPIVFTEFKLLDSIINVGNNKDDILQNNILNTQTLHLNHDQNVFTISYALLNFIRPGKNHYAYKLDGFNQNWIQTSATSATFTNVPPGKYTFEVKGANNDGIWGKPILLTIDIASPFWRTWWAYLVYLLVLSAVGFMIIRYFFLREILKKEETLHQNKLNFFTNISHEIRTHLTLIITPLEQVIVRNNLDKQDAQQIEKVKKNSSRLLTLVNELMDFRKVESGSINLYVTQYNIVELLEDIVASFEETAQERMISMQIVYNNPDIPLYFDKNQITKVFVNLISNAFKYTQSGGRICINIEEDAKEVTIQVCDNGMGIKEEFIEKIFNNFYQVADMEMQNTGYGVGLAMCKSIIELHKGEIHVQSIPASKDAAGETRFHISLQKGLNHLSELPYIIIKNEKNLTSSAIVATNEKKISTPLSGKQSALQLPCVLIIEDNDELRELLKETFAGTYRLLEASNGEDGVDIAMREIPDIVISDVMMPKMDGFSVCTTLKEDEKTSHIPIILLTAKNTQTDHINGLENGADIYLTKPFSTQVLLLSVKNILSSRERMRRVIYEKITSPEVAVAKENSIPELGQVDEEFLAELITIVNDNMNKDGFGVGVLSRKAGMSPPILYKKLFAVTGLTVNDFIKSQKMKKSAQLLLETRYGILEIADTVGYKDAKYFSNEFKKYFGISPKGYREKYHV; this comes from the coding sequence TTGTCTCATAATGCTGTATTATCCATTGCTCAGGATAAAAAAGGATTTATTTGGTTGGGAACGGGCTACGGATTGAACAGATTTGACGGACAACATTTTAAACAATATGTCTACGATGCAAAAGATACATTCGGACTTAGCAATAATTATATAATCGCTTTGCTGTGCGACACAAAAGGTCGTTTATGGATTGGCAATTCTGTTGGCTTAGAATTATACAATGAACAGAAAGACAATTTTGTACGAATTCCAATTCCTGCATTGCCAAAACATCCGCAATCAACTATTGTTTCGACTTTGTATGAAGATAAAAGCGGCAATTTGTGGATTGGCACATTCGACGGATTGTTTCAAATCAATAAAAACAATCCCGACAAATGTGTCGCATTTCCTTATACAAACCAACTCGCAGGAACAAATATCCGCACCATTATTCAGGACGAAGATGCAAACATTTGGATTGGCACAACCACCGGTTTGACGAAAATTTCTTTTACCGATAAAGGAATGAACTTTAAAACATTCCGCCACGAAAAAGATGCAGCTTCTTCCCTGCCGGGAAATTTTATCAATTCTCTTGCTGAAGACCATGCAGGAAATATTTGGATTGGCACGCAGGACAACGGCGTTTGTATGTATCAATCGGAAAACGATACATTTCAGCCGTTACAAGGAATTGCACAAAATGAACACATCAGGAAAATATTTATCGAAAACAACGGCGACCTTTGGATTGGCACGCAAGACGGATTGTTGAATTATGTGCAGGAAAATAAAAAAGTAACCAGATACACGCACAACATTCTTGCTCAAAATACGTTAAGCCAAAATTCCATATACAGCATTTTTTCCGACAACAACGGTTCACTGTGGATAGGAACTTATTTTGGCGGCGTAAACATCATCAACAATTACAACACGCCGTTTTTTGATTTTACTGCTTATTTTCACACATCCGGCGACTTGTTCAACGATGTGGTAAGCGGAATGACGGAAGACCGAAACCAAAACCTTTGGATAGGAACTGAGGGCGGCGGTTTGCACAAAGTAAACCTGCAAACGGGAAAGTCAGAAACCTTTACCAATCAGCGTTCCAATGCAGGTTCGCTCGGAAGCAACAATATTAAAACCGTTTATTGCGACAACGACGGCAATATATGGATAGGCACGCACGGCGGCGGCTTAAACTTATACAAACCCGAAGAAAACAGTTTTGAACATTTTCTTTTCAACCCGAATGATGCAGCGTCTTCCTTTATGGAAATTGCATCTGTGCTTGACGACGGAAAGCAACATTTATGGGTGGGCACACATTCGGGGCTTTACATATTTGACAGAACAAATAAACAATTGTCCCCTTCCAATTATTATATTGATACAGCGTTAAGGCACACCTACATTCGCACACTTTCCAAAGATTCTTATGGCAATATATGGATAGGAACTGCTTACGGCACATATCTTCATTACGGCGGCTCTCATAAATATACCAAAATCACAAGTTACGCAGCTAACAGTATTGCAGAAGCCGGCGATGGAAATATATGGCTTGCACTGAACAATTTCGGTTTGGGTATGTACAGTTATAAAACAGGGTTGTTTCAATCTGTTGCTGCGCTGAATAATTTTGGCGGAAGAAATATTATCGGCATACTTCCCGATGATAAAAACAATTCTCTTTGGCTGAGTACCGACAGAGGAATTATTGAATACAACTTAACCAACCACTCTCAAAGAATATTTACAAAGAAAGACGGATTGATTAATGAGAATTTTAACTACAACTCCTTTGTACGTTCTAACAATAATGAAATGCTCTTCGGCGGAATACGCGGTATCACTGTATTTCAGCCCGATAAAATAGAAATCAACAAAACCGTTTCTCCCATTGTTTTTACAGAATTCAAATTGCTCGACAGCATTATCAATGTTGGAAATAACAAAGACGATATTCTGCAAAACAATATTCTGAATACGCAAACGCTTCATCTGAACCACGACCAAAACGTTTTTACCATAAGCTATGCGCTGCTCAATTTTATTCGACCGGGCAAAAATCATTATGCTTATAAATTGGACGGCTTTAATCAAAACTGGATACAAACCAGCGCAACATCTGCAACGTTCACCAACGTTCCGCCGGGCAAATATACCTTTGAAGTAAAAGGCGCAAACAATGACGGCATTTGGGGAAAACCTATTCTGCTTACAATTGATATTGCATCGCCGTTTTGGCGCACATGGTGGGCGTATCTTGTTTATCTTCTTGTATTATCGGCAGTCGGATTTATGATTATCCGTTATTTCTTCCTTCGAGAAATATTGAAAAAAGAAGAAACGCTGCATCAAAACAAGCTCAATTTCTTTACCAATATTTCGCATGAGATAAGAACGCATCTTACTTTGATTATTACGCCGCTTGAGCAGGTTATAGTCAGAAACAATCTTGATAAACAGGATGCCCAGCAAATTGAAAAAGTAAAAAAGAATTCATCCCGGCTGCTTACGCTCGTCAATGAATTAATGGACTTTCGAAAAGTAGAATCCGGCAGCATTAATCTTTACGTAACTCAATATAATATCGTTGAATTGTTGGAAGATATCGTTGCATCTTTTGAAGAAACGGCGCAGGAACGAATGATATCTATGCAGATTGTGTATAACAATCCCGACATTCCCTTGTACTTCGATAAAAACCAGATAACCAAAGTCTTTGTCAATCTTATCAGCAATGCGTTTAAATACACGCAATCGGGCGGCAGAATATGTATTAATATTGAAGAAGATGCGAAAGAAGTTACAATACAGGTATGCGACAATGGAATGGGTATTAAAGAAGAATTTATCGAAAAGATTTTCAATAATTTTTATCAGGTTGCAGATATGGAAATGCAAAATACCGGTTACGGTGTCGGGCTTGCCATGTGTAAAAGTATTATAGAACTGCATAAAGGCGAAATCCATGTTCAAAGTATCCCGGCTTCCAAAGATGCTGCAGGAGAAACTCGTTTTCATATAAGTTTGCAAAAAGGGCTAAATCATCTTTCAGAACTGCCATATATTATTATTAAGAATGAAAAAAATCTTACCTCTTCTGCTATTGTTGCCACAAATGAAAAGAAGATATCAACGCCATTGTCCGGTAAGCAATCTGCCTTGCAATTGCCTTGTGTATTAATCATAGAAGATAATGACGAATTGAGAGAACTATTAAAAGAAACTTTCGCGGGAACATACCGTTTGCTGGAAGCCAGCAATGGCGAAGACGGTGTTGATATAGCCATGAGAGAAATTCCGGATATCGTGATAAGCGACGTAATGATGCCGAAAATGGATGGTTTCAGCGTATGTACTACCTTAAAAGAAGATGAAAAAACAAGCCATATTCCCATTATATTATTAACGGCAAAGAATACGCAAACAGACCACATTAACGGACTTGAAAACGGTGCAGATATTTATCTTACCAAACCTTTCAGTACACAGGTATTGTTGTTGAGCGTAAAGAATATATTGTCTTCCCGCGAGCGGATGCGCCGCGTGATTTATGAAAAAATCACATCTCCCGAAGTTGCCGTTGCAAAAGAAAATTCCATTCCCGAATTAGGACAGGTGGACGAAGAATTCTTAGCAGAATTAATTACAATTGTGAACGATAACATGAATAAAGACGGCTTTGGTGTAGGGGTGCTTTCGAGAAAAGCGGGCATGAGTCCGCCGATTTTATATAAAAAATTATTTGCAGTTACAGGCTTAACAGTAAACGATTTTATAAAGTCGCAAAAAATGAAAAAATCTGCGCAGCTTCTGCTCGAAACGCGATACGGAATATTGGAAATAGCAGACACCGTAGGTTATAAAGATGCCAAATATTTCAGCAACGAATTTAAAAAGTACTTTGGTATATCTCCGAAAGGATATCGGGAAAAATATCACGTGTAA
- a CDS encoding SCO family protein, producing MKNKKQISLLFFTVVIVAPLMIFGAVNWYQHSVSGLPYYGEKYAIEKSKPYFTVPDFEFTNQDSTVVNQSFIKNKVWVANYFFTSCPSICPQMMHNLTKVQAAFASDNDVRIVSFTVDPEHDLPTRLKWYAQRYGINAAQWQLATGTKKDLYQFARKGLSVVATDGDGGEGDFIHSDHLVLVDKDNHIRGYYDGTSDLDVKKLIADIKTLQ from the coding sequence ATGAAGAATAAGAAACAAATATCATTGCTGTTTTTTACAGTCGTTATTGTAGCGCCGTTAATGATTTTTGGCGCGGTTAACTGGTATCAGCATTCAGTTTCGGGGCTTCCTTATTACGGCGAAAAATATGCGATAGAGAAATCGAAACCTTATTTTACTGTTCCCGATTTTGAATTTACAAACCAAGATAGTACGGTCGTAAATCAGTCATTTATAAAAAATAAAGTTTGGGTCGCAAATTATTTCTTCACGAGCTGTCCGTCTATTTGTCCGCAAATGATGCATAATTTAACAAAAGTACAAGCGGCATTTGCAAGCGATAATGATGTGCGCATTGTCTCTTTTACGGTTGACCCTGAACATGATTTGCCGACAAGATTGAAATGGTATGCGCAACGCTACGGTATTAATGCGGCGCAATGGCAATTGGCAACAGGTACGAAAAAAGACTTGTATCAATTCGCGCGCAAAGGATTGTCCGTTGTTGCAACAGATGGCGATGGCGGCGAAGGAGATTTTATTCACAGCGACCATTTGGTATTGGTAGATAAAGACAATCACATCCGCGGATATTATGATGGTACAAGTGATTTGGACGTGAAAAAACTAATTGCAGATATTAAAACATTACAATAA
- a CDS encoding cytochrome c oxidase subunit II translates to MNKYEIRVMLATGCIMIIFLFSLLYNAFSRKIDVPSCVPFSKTFEHPQLKKIDDSTYELYVVAQMWAFAPDEIDIPTGSTVDVYLTSKDVVHGFNIDRKAVNLMAVPGGVNTATIKFTEAGVYNIVCHEYCGAGHQNMLGKFVVKDE, encoded by the coding sequence ATGAACAAGTACGAAATACGAGTAATGCTGGCAACCGGCTGCATCATGATAATCTTTCTGTTTTCCCTGCTATATAATGCTTTCAGCCGAAAGATAGATGTGCCGAGTTGTGTTCCGTTCAGCAAAACATTTGAACATCCTCAATTAAAAAAGATTGATGATTCTACTTACGAATTATATGTAGTCGCACAAATGTGGGCTTTCGCACCGGACGAAATCGATATACCGACAGGCAGTACAGTGGATGTTTATCTCACATCAAAAGACGTTGTGCACGGATTTAATATTGACAGGAAAGCCGTTAATCTCATGGCTGTTCCGGGCGGTGTAAACACTGCAACCATCAAGTTTACGGAAGCCGGCGTTTACAACATTGTGTGTCACGAATATTGTGGTGCAGGACATCAGAATATGTTGGGAAAATTTGTGGTCAAAGATGAGTAA
- a CDS encoding GNAT family N-acetyltransferase — MVIRATTTDIPVIRAIAHETWFPTYGKILLEAQIHYMLKLIYSEKSLEEQMNNGHQFFLLKEGVETIGFIDVEKISDTKTKLHKIYLLPNQQGKGYGKLLINTAIIQAETNGSSILQLNVNRCNKAKSFYEKSGFNIVEEVDIPIGNDYFMNDYVMEKIL, encoded by the coding sequence ATGGTCATACGAGCTACAACTACCGATATTCCTGTAATTCGTGCGATTGCGCACGAGACATGGTTCCCTACTTACGGAAAAATTTTATTAGAAGCACAAATACATTATATGCTTAAATTAATTTACTCCGAAAAATCTTTGGAAGAGCAAATGAACAACGGACATCAATTTTTTCTTTTGAAAGAAGGTGTTGAAACTATTGGTTTTATTGATGTAGAAAAAATTTCAGACACCAAAACTAAACTGCACAAAATTTATTTATTGCCAAATCAACAAGGTAAAGGTTACGGAAAATTATTAATCAACACAGCAATCATACAAGCTGAAACGAACGGTTCCTCAATACTTCAGTTGAATGTAAATCGTTGCAACAAGGCAAAAAGTTTTTACGAAAAATCGGGATTCAACATCGTCGAAGAAGTTGATATTCCGATTGGTAACGATTATTTTATGAATGATTATGTAATGGAAAAGATATTGTAA